The following proteins come from a genomic window of Dreissena polymorpha isolate Duluth1 chromosome 1, UMN_Dpol_1.0, whole genome shotgun sequence:
- the LOC127878145 gene encoding uncharacterized protein LOC127878145, whose amino-acid sequence MASNLEGSIYSGSDLIHDFSCDSCEENENNKLADFYCEKCLKFYCNTCLQHHNQLYKKHDIFGRNYLNKWPVAKASEDLHEYCLEHKDKKLEVFCEDHGDLLCAVCHIYRHKKCNRVVLIADKLKDLIEKDAFKHLVSTIDILHGQLIQKTNGFEKHMDSLEKSYKTVLNDINSIRKKVIDSLDKLQLKTIRELDDLKADLMKSLQTDITICNDNINAMKSVKVTIQDMPKKSETVQFLTYIKCIDKSHQADKMLQEMAAKDEITISFKPDTIVEQTLSALSGLGSFPKNEVQPTKEDVVTSQVVHGEVSSLNQKNQLIDPEKRMSEENQEDLFANLIPGSSSQTFHDNQKYGLNKARTLSHLDQVITVSNKTLYNVSSKSDSQTCCITAICEMATGELLISDFNNKSVKLLSQTSTEVVAHYDFLEAILSIFNIEPYLVAVTVGKNEIHFIRMVNNCQLLKDRKFKKLKLPHRCMSIAHNQGIIYVTSGTELYSYTIDGELVSKIYEDTSTRNSATACAVSPDGNNIYVVNGHSEKLVTLSRDGTVIATMNDPALQWGTEMFGIHVTDSGQVLVCGGLSNRIIQVENRGIQTLAEVVSGVRKPIAVFYSKSRDSLIVSMKDNNNILVCKIQSNNICTPRKHSYENTHVNTL is encoded by the exons ATGGCGTCTAATTTAGAGGGATCAATTTATAGCGGATCAGATTTAATCCACGACTTTTCCTGTGATAGTTGTGAGGAGAATGAAAATAACAAACTGGCTGATTTTTATTGTGagaaatgtttaaagttttacTGTAACACATGCTTGCAACATCATAATCAACTCTATAAAAAGCATGACATATTTGGAAGAAATTACTTGAACAAGTGGCCAGTTGCCAAGGCATCAGAGGATTTACACGAATATTGCCTGGAACACAAAGACAAGAAACTGGAAGTATTTTGTGAGGACCACGGTGATCTGTTGTGTGCTGTCTGTCATATCTACCGTCATAA AAAATGCAATCGTGTCGTACTTATAGCTGATAAACTGAAAGATCTTATCGAAAAAGATGCTTTCAAGCATTTGGTATCAACTATCGACATATTACATGGGCAGTTGATACAGAAGACAAATGGCTTTGAGAAACATATGGATTCTCTCGAGAAATCTTACAAGACTGTTCTTAATGATATCAATAGTATACGCAAGAAAGTTATCGATAGTTTGGATAAGCTACAACTAAAAACCATCAGAGAATTAGATGATTTAAAGGCAGATTTGATGAAATCGCTTCAAACTGATATCACAATCTGTAACGACAATATTAACGCAATGAAAAGTGTAAAGGTTACTATACAGGATATGCCTAAGAAAAGTGAAACCGTTCAATTCCTGACGTACATAAAATGCATTGACAAGTCCCATCAGGCGGACAAAATGCTACAAGAAATGGCCGCAAAAGATGAGATAACAATATCTTTTAAACCTGATACAATTGTTGAACAGACTCTATCTGCACTCTCAGGACTAGGATCTTTTCCAAAGAATGAGGTGCAGCCAACAAAAGAAGATGTAGTTACTAGTCAGGTTGTACACGGTGAAGTATCCAGCTTAAATCAGAAAAACCAGCTTATCGACCCGGAAAAGCGTATGAGCGAAGAAAACCAGGAAGACTTATTTGCAAATCTAATACCAGGTTCATCTAGCCAAACTTTTCACGACAACCAAAAATATGGCTTAAACAAGGCACGCACATTGTCGCACCTAGACCAAGTAATCACAGTGAGCAATAAAACTTTGTACAACGTCAGCTCAAAGAGTGATTCACAGACATGCTGTATAACAGCAATATGTGAGATGGCTACTGGAGAACTTTTAATCAGTGACTTTAATAACAAGTCAGTGAAGTTATTGAGTCAGACCTCTACTGAGGTCGTTGCCCACTATGATTTTCTTGAAGCCATTTTGTCCATTTTCAACATAGAACCATATCTGGTGGCTGTAACTGTGGGTAAAAACGAGATCCACTTCATCCGAATGGTCAATAATTGTCAATTGCTGAAGGACAGGAAATTTAAAAAACTTAAACTCCCTCATCGATGTATGAGTATTGCCCACAACCAAGGTATTATTTACGTCACATCAGGAACAGAGCTATATAGCTACACTATTGATGGAGAATTAGTGAGCAAGATTTATGAAGACACGTCAACCCGCAATTCAG CTACTGCCTGTGCGGTCAGTCCAGATGGCAACAATATATACGTGGTGAACGGTCACAGCGAAAAACTAGTCACACTGTCCAGGGATGGTACAGTGATTGCAACAATGAATGACCCTGCGCTGCAATGGGGCACCGAAATGTTTGGCATTCATGTGACAGACTCTGGACAAGTTTTAGTGTGTGGAGGCTTGTCTAACAGAATCATCCAGGTAGAAAATCGTGGTATACAGACACTGGCAGAGGTTGTCAGTGGAGTGAGAAAACCAATAGCAGTCTTCTACAGTAAATCCAGGGACTCACTCATCGTTAGCATGAaagataataataacatacttgTGTGCAAGATTCAGTCAAATAATATCTGCACGCCAAGAAAGCATTCTTATGAGAATACACACGTAAACACACTTTAA